GTCTCCGGCCACGACCAGTTTCCAGCGCGAGCCCGACTGGGCCGCGGCCCGGATCAGCCGGTCCAGCCCCTTCTGCTTCACGAGACGCCCCACGAAGAGGACCGCCTCGCCCCGGTCCGGCTCTGACAGGAGAGGGAGCGCGGTGAACGGCGCGAGCACCGAGACCGACTGCCGCTCATAGCCCGACTGTGCCATGCACCGTGCCTGGTAGGTACTCAGCGCGAGGAATCGGACACTGCGGTGAGAGTCGAGCATGCCGCGGCAGCGACGGTACGAGTCCAGGAGCGCGCGCGGGCGCACGCTGTTGCAGTGGGTCAGAAACGCCGAGACGATGCACCCTCGGCCGAACGGGCGCTCGCACACTGTGTCCAGGACGGGCAGGTATCGCGCCGCCCCGGGGCAGTAGAAGCTGTGATTGTACACGCCCTGGACCACGGGGGCGTGGAGACGGCCCAATCGCAGAAGCTCTCCAGTTCCCGCGCCGTGTATGTGGATGATATCCGGCAACTCCTCCTCGAAGATGCGGCGCAGGGTTGCCAGAACCCGCTCGGTGACGCGCGGCTCGAAGCAGCCCGGCACTTCGTAGGCGCGCCGCCCACTCCTCACAGTGGAGCCCGGGTACTGGTGCACGACGACGTTGACGACCCCCTGCTCTTCGAGCGCGTCCAGGGCGTTGAAAAGAATCGTCTCCACGCCACCAACCCGGGCGTAGTGATTATTCAGGTGGAGAACCTTCACGCCGCGCGCTCCACCGTCCGAGCGGCGATGACGAGCTGCCCCTCCGCCAAACGCTTCGCCAGGGCGGGGACGGCGAGACAGAGCCTGTCGAGATGGGCGGTGAGACTCAGAGGCAGCCAGCCCGTAAGAAGCCGGAACTTGATCCGGCCGGTCACCCACGGCGTCGCGAAGTACTCGTGGTAGACCTCCCG
This portion of the Candidatus Methylomirabilota bacterium genome encodes:
- a CDS encoding glycosyltransferase family 4 protein, with the translated sequence MKVLHLNNHYARVGGVETILFNALDALEEQGVVNVVVHQYPGSTVRSGRRAYEVPGCFEPRVTERVLATLRRIFEEELPDIIHIHGAGTGELLRLGRLHAPVVQGVYNHSFYCPGAARYLPVLDTVCERPFGRGCIVSAFLTHCNSVRPRALLDSYRRCRGMLDSHRSVRFLALSTYQARCMAQSGYERQSVSVLAPFTALPLLSEPDRGEAVLFVGRLVKQKGLDRLIRAAAQSGSRWKLVVAGDGPERAASERLAGRLGAADRIEFRGWLDGADLQAAYADARVVVMPSVWPEPFGMVG